The genomic interval TCCGGCAGAATTTTTCAATCTTCAAAATGACCTGGGCACGATTGAAACAGGTAAACGGGCTGATTTGCTGTTACTAGGGGCAGACCCGCTCCGAAATATCAGCAACACCCAAAAGATAATGGGAGTAGTGGCAAACGGGAGCTATTTTTCAAAGAGCGCCATTCAGGAACTGTTAAACAATGTGAAAAGTAAAAGCAAACTTAAAAGGTGATTACAGCATAGATCATAAAAAAAACAGCCACAGGACTAATAATTAGCCTCTATGCCTGTTTTCAAATTGAATATTTATAAAAACTTTTGCCTAAACCAACAAAGCATTGTCTTTCCTGGATTCCGGTAAGCTCCGATTCATTTTTCCGCTGAGTGATCTTAGATATGCATACATCACAACGCCTGTTACAACACCAATTCCAATAATTTTTTTAACAGTTCCCATATTTCAATTTGTAAAAAAAGTTTATACTAATACTTCGTTTTTATTGCTACAAAAACAATACCAGTTAAAGGTTATTCTTACATAAGCAGGTGGGCACATTTAATTGAGAATCACGAATTACATTGTAAGACAGAATTGGCTATCGGAAGTCGGCTATCATCCAAAATCTCCTTCAATACATCAATTTGATAACCGGATGCAGACGGCAATACAAAAGAATTCGTGATAGGGCCTATTTGTTCCAATTACTAAACCAGGGAATTTGCGTATTCATTTTGAACTTCTTAGAAATAAATGACTTATTTTCTGGTAATAAAAAATGCACGAACAAATGGTAAATTTCGGTTTGGAAAAGCTTCCTATATAAATGTCCGTTAACCTTCCTGCATGAAAACTTCGTTCTCCGGCGTACTGAGGAAACTAATGATCACCTGGATCATATTTTTTTCAATATTGGTTATTCTAATTCTTTTTCAGACAACCCTTGGGAAGTTCGGCGATGACGTGCTGTATCCGTTTTTCTGGTTGTTGAGCTGTGCGGTTCCCTATATATTTTTTGTTGCCTTACGATACCGGCAAATCAGAAACATCCCTGAGGAAAAACAGCCAGAGGTCGACGGTACTATTGGAGTTATTATCAAAACTGTATCTATCCTCTATCTGGTAACGCTTCTGGCAGTAATACTCATAGAGCCATTTTTCTCATCGAATAATCCGATAAAGTATTTACAGGGCTCAGCTCCTGGCCTTTATGTTTTTCAGCTGATCCTGATTGCTGCCTGTATTGTACTAAATAATCGTGTTAAAAAAACGCAATCTTTTCCGGATAAAAAGACAAATATTTTGAAGTCAGAACCTGTTGTTTTTATATCATACAACCATAACGACAAGGCAATTGCACAGGAGATTAGGACGTTGCTCGAAAAGAAAAATATTGAAGTTCTGCTTGATTCTGATGACATGGATGCGGGTGAAGTCATTGATAAATTCATTATTGACAGTGTAAATAAATCAACCGCTACGCTGCATATTATTTCGAGTAACAGCTTGATGTCCGGTTATGTGAGCAGGGAAGCCATCCGAACCTTTTACTCCGAAGAATTTACAAATAAGAGAAAGTACATTGCCTGTTATTTGGATGAAGAATTTAAGAGCAATGACTTTATTATCAGATCCGTAAAAAAATCGACGAAAAGCTTGATGAAATTAAAAGGATCATTGACGAACAGGATGCATTGGATGTCGATACCCAGAACCTGAATAGTCAGAAAAGCAGATTATATGATTTGCGCCAGAATATGGACAAAATCGTAGAGAAATTGAATGCTTCTTTGTGTATTGATATCAGGGGAGATCAGTTGGCTGCTAATTTTCCTAAGATACTGGAAAGTATCACAAACTGAACGGTTCATTTTTTTAAAACCAGACCCTCATGAAAAACTTCACATTAATTGGTTTTTTGATTTTTGTCCTGATTACTGCTTTTGGATTTGTTTCGGCTATGGATTTGGAAACTGGCCTGGTTGAAATCTCACATGCCCATAACAGGCTTTATTTTACCCGATTGCACGAGAAAGAGTTACCGGATTCCGTTCTGGTAAGGAATATAAATAAGGCAGAAGTTATCCTGAAGAAAGCTGTTGGCAAGGTCGAAAACGGCACTATAATCCTAATTAAAAAAAGCCGTTCCGAGGTTTATTATTTGCAGGGAATCCTGGCAATCAGGTCACACGATCTCAGTAATGCATTAAACCTGCTGGATTCCGCAGCATCCTTGAACAAAAATATAAAAGACGGTACCGTACCTGTTTCCATATCTGATCTGACGTTCATTAACAACGCGTCAGTTTTGAGATACCGTAATGCTATTGAGGTTACAAGAAAAAATATACTTAAAATGATGATTGAAGATGTTTATAAAAACCGAAATGATCAACCGGAAACAACTACCATAGTGAAGATTAAAGAACTTAGAAAGACATTGAATGGTGAGACTTTTGGTGAAAATATGAATCAGGACGAATCGGTGGAGAGAATGTATACATATTTGATGCTGAACTATAATGCTAAATATAAAATTTGTGAGGATGTATTAAAGTATTACAATGTACTAGCAAACGGTGATTATGGAATCAGGTACAGAAATTCACACTATATAGGCGAGAATAGTGAATTGATTGGGAATGAGCTTAGTCAGATGAAAGCGGAAACCGAGTTAGCTCCCGGAGATTATCTTTTTAATGACGAACCATCTGATATAGATATAGTGGCTGCCCAATCACTCGCCAGGAAAAATTGTCCGGAATTATTTGATGACTCAATATCTGAAAATTACTACAAGAATGCTTTGGTAGGCTCGTCTTTAAAAGCCCAGAGTTTGCTAATACTACCAAAAATACCCTTTACAAAAAGTGCCTGGAATAAAATACCTGTGAACGTAAACCGGTTTAAAAATCTGGGGGATCTGGAAACATTTTTAGATAACAATCTGAAAAGAAGGGGGTATGATAATATTAAATATTACGGCTTTGAAGATGGATTTGCGATCATTACGCCTATTGAAAAATTCAACAGGAATGGTCAGATATATGAAGGAGAAGGAAGGTTCAGTACCAGTATGAGCACTTCCATTAACAGTTTTTTTGATTACATTGATAAGCTGTTTTTAGCTGAGAAAGGCCATTACCGATTTATAATTCTGGCTGCTGCCTCAAACCCTTATTCTCTTGGGAAACGACCATCTCTTGACTATATGGAATCACTGGTTGCTGATGGGAATAACCGGCTTTCGGAAGAAATGTCTCAAAAGCTATTGAATAAACGATTTTCAATTGATGGTTACGTGTATGAATTTGAGCAAAAGGAATTTGCCAGCGATCCGGTCTTTGTAAAAGAACCAACCCTGACCGGCAAAAAACACATTGCACCGCTGATTACGTTCTGATAAATGCATCGAAAATAACAACATAGTTATTGTTTTTAATGTCCCCTGATTTAATTCAAAAATAATCTGCTAAGGCGGCTCACACACAGCGAACCGGAACCGCAAATAAGCAGAAATTTCAAACCGCTTAACCCCCAAACTTATATCTTTCTATTCTGAACTCTAAACTTCAAGCTCCAAACTCATAACTTCGTTCTGGTACTTTCCAACGCCCACCAGACCAGAACAGGCTGGAAAAATAACCGTAAAAATCTTTTTTTATCAGTATTGAGGCCAAAAGCATCTTTGTGGTTGACCAGCTGTGAAATATTTCCCGGAAAAACCGCGGTAAAAAAAGCCGCAGCTACCTGCCCTACTTCTGTCCTGTACTTTTTAGGTGTAAAAACCAGAGCACTTCCCATCGCGATTTCAGCGACTCCCGAAGACACAACTGTGTCGTCTTTTTTAAGTGGTACAAAATCAGGAACCTGCGCCTGGAACTCTTTCCTTGCAAAGGTCAGATGGCTGACTCCCGCAAATATCAAACCTGCCCCTAACAGGATCCGTGCTGTTGTTTTAATGTTTTCTTCTTTCATGATTCAAGTTTATTAAAGGTTATATAAATATTGTTCCCGCATTCACAACAGAGTTTTTTTCAGGAGAAGTAGTTCTACTTTAAAATGCAGATAGTATGGTTGGAATGATTATTGTAGATGTAATACTAAAACCTATATTTCCTCTTAAAAATGACTCAACAACCAAAGACTAAAGCGCACACTAAAAATCAGGATTTGATAAACCGCAGACGCTTTTTTCACTATTCCGGAGCGGCCTTTCTCACAACAGCTTTTTTGTCGTCTTGTAGTGTAATAGACGATGTTTTTCCCAAAAGTGACAAACCTGGGGAAGAACCGGAAGTAGTACAGGAAAGGGATAAAACACTTGCCTTTTTCGGAGACAGCCTGACCATTGGCGCAGGTGGCACCAAGCCTTATGGCAGCGTAGTTGCAGCGGCATTGCAGGGAAGGCCGGTGGTAAGTGACGGGATTGTGGGCCAGGTTGCATCAAGTATTGCTGTCAGGCAGGGCGGGGCGTTGCTTACGATAACGGTTGAAGGCAATAAACTGGATGGGATAAAGCCGGTTAAGATCACCAAACTCAGCAATTCGTTTTTGACTACGGCTACTAATAACAATGAATACAGCAGAACGGGTACAGTAGGTGGAGTAAGGTGTACAATCCGGCGGATAGTCAATGCAGACCTGAGCGAAACGTATACCATCACACCGGCAACGGTGAGTGTAATTGCTATTCCTGCTGATTCTGAATTTTTGCTGGAAGATGCAGCCAGGCTCAAAACCGCCACGCAGATTTTATGGTATGGCCGGAATAATATAGGGAAAACGGATGCAGAAACAGAAATTATGGCTTCACTGGACAAATCTGTGGCCTACATAACAGCGCCTGCAAGATATCTTGTTCTGGGAGTGCTCCTTGAATCGGATGAAGGAAAAGGAACTGAAAATTACAGCCAGGTCATTACAATCAATGAAAAACTTGCGGCTAAATATGGTGAATCGTACGTAGCAATGACTCCCCCGAGCGATGCTGAAATGACGGCGATCAGTTACAACCCAACAGCCGATGACCTTACAGACCTGGCAAACCTGACTTTTCCACGAGGACTGCGGGCAGATTTTGAAAATGATGATATTCACCTGAATGACAAAGGTTATCAAATCGTTGCAAATCGAGTAATAGAGAAGATCAAGGTACTTAAGTATTAATATTTAACTTTACAATTTATACGACAGTAATAAAGAATTAATTCTTTATTACTGTTTTTTTTGTAGAATTAGTTTTAATGTTTTAGTTTTGCACACACAGTTGGAAACAAGTTTGATCTATTTTGACCACGGTAACAGTTAGCTTCGGTTTGTGTAGTTTTTATTAATTAAATATTTGAGAATTTTTAGTTACCTGCTTCGAAAACTTCCATAATAAAATCCATTTCCTTCATTTCCGATTAAAGTATGGGATGTTTTAATAATAGTATACTTGATTGATCCTTCTGAAATTATTTAACATTTTTAATTTCATTCAAATGAAAAAATTACTTTATTCCATTGCCATGGTAGCATGCACGTATTTCGTGTCGTCCTGTGGCAGCACCAGTGAAGTAACTCCCGGAGACCAGGTTGAAGTTACGCCCGTTGATGTAGTTGATTACAGTATCATGAAAAGCTATCTGATCCGCTATTATGGCTTTAAGGATCTTGTGGAAACAGACGAATCTTTTGTAGCAGAGGGTGATATTGTTTTTGATAAAAAGGACTACAAACTATACGGGAAGTTACCTGCGAATGCCCGGCATTATCAATACAGCGGAGGTATAATCACTAAGGTAAAAGTTGTGAATGTCAGGTTCGCGAGTAGTGTTTCCAGTGAATGGGGAACGGCCGTTAAAGCCGCCATTGTACAGTGGAATAGTCTTGATGGTGAAATAGAATTTAAATACAGTACGACTGCGCAGGCGAATGAGATACTTGTAAGCAGCAAAAGTTTAGGAAGGTCGTCAGTGATTGCACAAGCCTATTTCCCATGGAATGGATTACCTGCCCCACAAGGTATCCAGATCAACTCAGACTTTATTTATAGGAATAATTTCCCGGCTGCAATGAAGGTAGAAACAATGGTACATGAAATGGGGCATATTCTCGGAATCGGCCATACCGATGTCAGCAGTTCATATATGAGTTATATCAGCCTAACGGGTTGTTCCGGTAAAGACCCCGAATCCGTTATGCAGCCAGTGCTTACGCAAGGCTGGAACGGTTTTTCAAGTTGTGACAAAAAGGCCTTCGCAAAGTTATATTGAAATAAAAAAGGCACTTAAATACGAAAGCTAAGATTCATAAAAGTTAAGCAGCGATAAAGAGTAGGTTTCTTTGTCGCTGCTTTTTCTTGATAGGGCTATGTTCTTTTGTTAAATGAATTTTTAGATTGCTGATTCCAGCCTTACTACTTTAATTTTTCAGCAATGTTCTAAAAAGTTTTGAACTGACGTAGTTTAAATAGCGTGCGTCAAAAAGAATATTATTACCAATAAATGTAAAACAACAATTGTGAATAATTTTAAAGATGTTGGTTAGCAGATAGTTATGTGAGTTTGTCGTATTAGTTGATTATAAACATAGCAACCTGGGTATTTATTTTTTATTACTTCCGTTTTTATCTTAGTGGGAAACTTCGGTCAAATTGCTACTTTGCGATTGATTATATAGAGTTTCTTATCATTGGCAACAAATAATTTCTATCCGAAGGTTAAAAACGATTCAAACGGCTTACAGAATCTTTGGGAAAAAGAATTTGAAGCTAAGTCCTTGTTAGGAAATAGGATATTTTGTTTCTCATTTATGGTCGGTTATCCATTAACCTCCATCCTTTATTACCTCAATGGCAATCCCGACTATCAATCTATTTTAAAAGTACAATTGGTTTGCAGTTGCCTGGTCGGGCTCATTCTTCTTTTGCATTTCAAGGGAATAATAAATAGTCAGAACACTTCTTTTTTCAGCCGGCTGCTGCTGGTTGTTTTTCATTCGTTTATTCTGGCATCTTTCAAGACCATATACTACTATGACATGAGTATCAATCTGACTCTCCAGCTCATATTTTCGGTTTTGATCCTACGCTGGAAGCTTAGTTATGCTTTGGTAAGTTCTGTTGCAACGGTACTATTTTTTTCAGGGGCGTTTTATATTAATGGTACTGATGCGTTGGTGCGTTTTTTGAAGGAGGGAGGTTTTTTCTATTTTCTGGGACAAAGTGTTTTTCCCGTAATTCTGCAAATGCGTTATACCAGGCAGTATCATGACTTTATTTATTCTCATAACCTGCAGAAACAAAATAAAGAGCTGGAAAAGCAAATTCAGCTTGCAAGGGAAGCTACACAGGCGAAAACGGATTTTCTGTCCACGATGAGCCATGAGATCAGGACTCCGCTTAACGGGATCGTGGGAATAATCCACCTGATGCGACAGGAGGATCTGCGAACGAACTTTCAAAGGGAATTGGTCGAGACCCTGAACTTTTCCTCAGACCATCTGATGGCGGTAGTGAATAATATTCTTGATTTCAATAAAATCAATTCCAATCACGTAAGGCTTGTCAGTGAGCCATTTGATCTCTCGCTTTTACTCAGAAATCTTGAGAAAACATTCATACCAAGGGTGCTGGAAAAGAACCTGAACCTGATCTTTGAAGTCAATTCTGCACTGCCTGCGCAATTGATTGGCGATCAGGTCCGGCTAAACCAGATTATTACCAACCTGATCCATAATGCAGTAAAGTTTACTGATAAGGGTTTTGTTAAACTCATTGTGAAAGAACAGAAAAAAGATGAAAACCGGATTTCGCTATATTTTGAAGTGATAGATTCGGGATCAGGCATTCCTTTGGAAGATCAATCGGCCATTTTTGAAATTTTTACACAAAGTAATATTGCAGCCAACCGAAGTAACCGTGGGACTGGGCTTGGACTTGCTATTACCAAAGAGCTTTTGAGGTTATTTGGAAGTGAAATCAGTCTGGAAAGTGAGGTTGAAAAGGGATCCCGTTTTTCATTCCCAATTGAATTTTTCTATTCCGATCAACCACTGGCTGTAGAAAAACCAGTCGCAGTTAAAGTTGCGCTTCCTGACGCAAGGATTCTGGTTGTGGATGACAATACAATTAACTTACTGTTTGCAACCAATCTGCTTAAAAAAGTAGGTTTACAGTACGATACGGCTGAAAATGGCAGTGAGGCAGTGGAAAAATTTAACAGGATGCATTATGATCTGATACTGATGGATCTGAGGATGCCCGTGATGAATGGCTTTGAGGCAACCCGTTCAATTCGCGAAAAAGGCTCCCTGATTCCTATTGTCGCGCTTACTGCTTCAGCCTTTACTGATGAGCGTGAAAATGCGCTGTCCAACGGCTTTTCAGGTTATCTCGTAAAGCCATTTCTTCCGCAGGAATTTTATGACCTCATCTATACCTTTATGAAAGCGGAGGAATAAAATAAGCAGAACCCAATCTTTACCTCGCACCCCATTCCAGATTATTTGATTTTCTCCACCAACTATTTGAATACCGTAATTTAATCAACCTGAATTCAACTAAATTTGGATTAGATTAAGAGGATATTGAAAAAGTATATTAAAAATTTATCCCACAGAATTTGTATCTTCTTCAACTAAAAGAAATGAATATGGAAAAAGTTGAAACAACTTATAACAGGCGTTCATTCCTGAAAGCTTCGGCCATTTCAGGTGGAGGGATGTTGCTTGGCACCAGCTGGTTGTCAAATTTGAAAGCAGCAGAAATTCCGGTAGATTTTAATCCGGTTGCTGACTGGAATGAGCTCAACGGTTATGTGAAAATTACCGCTGATAACATCATTCACATCATGTCACCAAATCCGGAAGGAGGACAGAATGTAAAAACTTCCATGCCAATGATCGTTGCAGAAGAGCTGGATGTGGCCTGGAAGGATGTGATTGTGGAGCAGGCTCCTCTGAATACTGACCGCTACACGCGCCAGTTTATTGGTGGCAGCCAGGCGATTCACCAAAGCTGGAAGAGGCTGCGTACAGCCGGTGCCGCAGGCAGACAAATGCTTAGGGAAGCGGCTGCGGGCAAATGGAAAGTGCCGTTGGATGAAGTCAGCACAGATGCCAGTGTTTTGTATCATAAAAAAAGTGGCAGGTCGGCCAAATACGGGGAAATGGCTTCGGCTGCTTCCCGGATTCCTATACCCAAAGAAGTGCAGTTGAAGGATGTTAAAGACTTCAAAATTATAGGGCACTCACAGAAGAATGTAGAATTGCCGAACATCATTAAAGGAGCACCTTTGTTTGGTATTGACCAGCATCGCGACGGTATGCTCATCGCAATGATCACGCATCCGCCTGCTTTTGGTATGAAACTGAAATCAATAAACGATGCAGCTGCAAGGGTTATGCCGGGTATCAGGGATATTTTCAGCATCAAGTCAATGCGGGACGATTATCCGAGGCAGCAATTTGATACCTGTACTTTTCCCGAAGTAGTTGCTATTGTAGGAAACACGACCTGGGAAGTAATGAAGGCCAAAAAGGCACTCAAAATTGAGTGGGAGCCTTTTGATGATTATATGGAAAAGAAAGAAGGCCGGAATGATGCAGTAAAAGTGCCGGCCGGACTAGAAAATACTACGGACCACTACGCGAAAATGGCAGCAATGGCGGGCCAGCCAGGAAAGGTTCGACGCAAAGACGGAGATCCGGAATCGGCTTTTAAAAATGCTGCGAAAGTGATTGAACGTACCTATACCGGTCCTTTTCTGGCACATAACTGCATGGAGCCTATGAATTTCTTTGCTCACGTAACCGAAGACAAAGCCGAGCTTTCGGGCCCGCTTCAGAAACCTGAAATTACAGAGAAAGCCTTGTCAGCGCGGCTCGGTATGCCTTTGGATAAGATTGACATTCAGATGACAAGGCTTGGAGGTGGATTTGGAAGAAGGTCATACGCACACTTTTTATTGGAAGCTGCACTTATATCCCGGAAGGTAAAAGCGCCCGTCAAACTGATCTATACCAGGGAAGACGACATGACTTCGGGTATTTATCGTTCGACTTACACGGCAACCTATCGTGCTGCCCTGGATGCCAATAACAATTTAACCGGTTTTCATCTCAAAGCCGGAGGAATTCCCGAGTCACCGCTATTTGCAAACCGCTTTCCGGCTGGGGCTGTCGACCATTACCTTGCCGAAGACTGGACCATTGAATCCAATATTACCAATGGTTCGTTCAGGGCGCCACGGTCCAACTTTATGGCTGCTGCTGAGCAGTCATTTCTTGACGAAGTAGCGGAAGCGGCAGGTAAGGACCCGATAGATTTCAGGCTGGAATTACTCCGGCGCGCTAAAGACAAGCCGGTTGGGAAAGATAATGAATACGATGCCGAACGCTATGCAGGTGTGCTTGAACTGGTAAGAGAAAAATCGGGCTGGGACCAGGCGAAAAAGACAAGACATCTGGGTGTTTCAGCCTACTTATCCCATGATTCATACGCAGCACATGTGCTTGATCTGGAAATAATTGACGGGCAGCCAGTTGTGAAAAAAGTGTGCTGTGCAATTGATTGCGGAATTGTGGTAAATCCTGATGCGGCCATTAATATGACCGAAGGAGCCATTGTGGATGGTATCGGAACGGCCTTGTTCGGCCAAATGACAATTAAAAACGGAGTGCCCGATAAAAATAATTTTAGTACTTACCGGATGATCCGAATGAACGAAGCTCCCAGGGAAATTGATGTTCATTTTGTAAAAAATAACATTGATCCAACGGGAATGGGCGAACCTGCTTATCCTCCCGTTTTTGCTGCTTTGGCGAATGCCTTGTACAAAGCCACTGGTAAGAGGTTTTACGATCAGCCTTTTATGCCTGGCCTGATTGAGTTGAAAGGGAATATGTAAAAATGATGTTGTTTAAGGATCCGGGATATATCTTTTCCCGGCCTCCTTATCCTCTCAAACTAATCCGATTCTGAACACAAATGCTGGAAAAAGTCAAACCACCGCCGAATCCGGCCAGGATTATGGTATCATCTATCCTGACTTTACCGGATCTCAGGCCGTTGTACCAGGCGATAGGAATGGAAGCAGCTGAGGTATTCCCGTATAGCTTAACACTTTCCAGGCATTGTTCTTTTGGAAAATTTAACCCCTCACACACGGCTTCCAATATTCTCAAATTTGCACTGTGAGGGATCAGCCAATCGATGCCTTTCAGTGTTTTTTGGTTTAAATCAACAAGGTTCTTAATTTTTTCAACCAGGGTTGAAACGGCCCATTTGAACACAGCACGGCCATTTTGGTGGATTTTATTGTCATTAATAATTGCCTCACCGTTGATCGTCGCCGGCTGGTTTGACAAGTAGAGATTTTGCCCTAATCCTCCGTCTGTTTCGGTTATGCTCCGAAAAATATAATTTGTTTCACTCGCCTCCACAATGACTGCTCCGGCACCGTCACCAAACAGGATACATGACGTCCTGTCTTCAAAGTTCATTACCTTGGAAAGCGTTTCTGCGCCGATTACCAGCACTTTTTTATTGGCGCCCGATGCGATCAGGCCTTTTGCAAGGATGATCCCGTAAACAAATCCTGCACATGCTGCTGAAACATCCATGCAACCTGCTTTTTTAATGTTCATTCTGGCTTGTACCTGGCTTGCAACACTTGGCATTGTATGGTCGGGCGTGCTTGTGGCAACTATGATAAAATCTACATCCGAGATATCCGTGTGATTGGA from Dyadobacter sp. NIV53 carries:
- a CDS encoding toll/interleukin-1 receptor domain-containing protein, which produces MKTSFSGVLRKLMITWIIFFSILVILILFQTTLGKFGDDVLYPFFWLLSCAVPYIFFVALRYRQIRNIPEEKQPEVDGTIGVIIKTVSILYLVTLLAVILIEPFFSSNNPIKYLQGSAPGLYVFQLILIAACIVLNNRVKKTQSFPDKKTNILKSEPVVFISYNHNDKAIAQEIRTLLEKKNIEVLLDSDDMDAGEVIDKFIIDSVNKSTATLHIISSNSLMSGYVSREAIRTFYSEEFTNKRKYIACYLDEEFKSNDFIIRSVKKSTKSLMKLKGSLTNRMHWMSIPRT
- a CDS encoding SGNH/GDSL hydrolase family protein; translated protein: MTQQPKTKAHTKNQDLINRRRFFHYSGAAFLTTAFLSSCSVIDDVFPKSDKPGEEPEVVQERDKTLAFFGDSLTIGAGGTKPYGSVVAAALQGRPVVSDGIVGQVASSIAVRQGGALLTITVEGNKLDGIKPVKITKLSNSFLTTATNNNEYSRTGTVGGVRCTIRRIVNADLSETYTITPATVSVIAIPADSEFLLEDAARLKTATQILWYGRNNIGKTDAETEIMASLDKSVAYITAPARYLVLGVLLESDEGKGTENYSQVITINEKLAAKYGESYVAMTPPSDAEMTAISYNPTADDLTDLANLTFPRGLRADFENDDIHLNDKGYQIVANRVIEKIKVLKY
- a CDS encoding M57 family metalloprotease yields the protein MKKLLYSIAMVACTYFVSSCGSTSEVTPGDQVEVTPVDVVDYSIMKSYLIRYYGFKDLVETDESFVAEGDIVFDKKDYKLYGKLPANARHYQYSGGIITKVKVVNVRFASSVSSEWGTAVKAAIVQWNSLDGEIEFKYSTTAQANEILVSSKSLGRSSVIAQAYFPWNGLPAPQGIQINSDFIYRNNFPAAMKVETMVHEMGHILGIGHTDVSSSYMSYISLTGCSGKDPESVMQPVLTQGWNGFSSCDKKAFAKLY
- a CDS encoding response regulator — encoded protein: MSINLTLQLIFSVLILRWKLSYALVSSVATVLFFSGAFYINGTDALVRFLKEGGFFYFLGQSVFPVILQMRYTRQYHDFIYSHNLQKQNKELEKQIQLAREATQAKTDFLSTMSHEIRTPLNGIVGIIHLMRQEDLRTNFQRELVETLNFSSDHLMAVVNNILDFNKINSNHVRLVSEPFDLSLLLRNLEKTFIPRVLEKNLNLIFEVNSALPAQLIGDQVRLNQIITNLIHNAVKFTDKGFVKLIVKEQKKDENRISLYFEVIDSGSGIPLEDQSAIFEIFTQSNIAANRSNRGTGLGLAITKELLRLFGSEISLESEVEKGSRFSFPIEFFYSDQPLAVEKPVAVKVALPDARILVVDDNTINLLFATNLLKKVGLQYDTAENGSEAVEKFNRMHYDLILMDLRMPVMNGFEATRSIREKGSLIPIVALTASAFTDERENALSNGFSGYLVKPFLPQEFYDLIYTFMKAEE
- a CDS encoding xanthine dehydrogenase family protein molybdopterin-binding subunit, translating into MEKVETTYNRRSFLKASAISGGGMLLGTSWLSNLKAAEIPVDFNPVADWNELNGYVKITADNIIHIMSPNPEGGQNVKTSMPMIVAEELDVAWKDVIVEQAPLNTDRYTRQFIGGSQAIHQSWKRLRTAGAAGRQMLREAAAGKWKVPLDEVSTDASVLYHKKSGRSAKYGEMASAASRIPIPKEVQLKDVKDFKIIGHSQKNVELPNIIKGAPLFGIDQHRDGMLIAMITHPPAFGMKLKSINDAAARVMPGIRDIFSIKSMRDDYPRQQFDTCTFPEVVAIVGNTTWEVMKAKKALKIEWEPFDDYMEKKEGRNDAVKVPAGLENTTDHYAKMAAMAGQPGKVRRKDGDPESAFKNAAKVIERTYTGPFLAHNCMEPMNFFAHVTEDKAELSGPLQKPEITEKALSARLGMPLDKIDIQMTRLGGGFGRRSYAHFLLEAALISRKVKAPVKLIYTREDDMTSGIYRSTYTATYRAALDANNNLTGFHLKAGGIPESPLFANRFPAGAVDHYLAEDWTIESNITNGSFRAPRSNFMAAAEQSFLDEVAEAAGKDPIDFRLELLRRAKDKPVGKDNEYDAERYAGVLELVREKSGWDQAKKTRHLGVSAYLSHDSYAAHVLDLEIIDGQPVVKKVCCAIDCGIVVNPDAAINMTEGAIVDGIGTALFGQMTIKNGVPDKNNFSTYRMIRMNEAPREIDVHFVKNNIDPTGMGEPAYPPVFAALANALYKATGKRFYDQPFMPGLIELKGNM
- a CDS encoding ketoacyl-ACP synthase III, encoding MNAAITSIGIYAPEKRIDNSYFEKIIETNDEWIRQRTGIQNRYYARADEFTSDLCVKAIENLLESNHTDISDVDFIIVATSTPDHTMPSVASQVQARMNIKKAGCMDVSAACAGFVYGIILAKGLIASGANKKVLVIGAETLSKVMNFEDRTSCILFGDGAGAVIVEASETNYIFRSITETDGGLGQNLYLSNQPATINGEAIINDNKIHQNGRAVFKWAVSTLVEKIKNLVDLNQKTLKGIDWLIPHSANLRILEAVCEGLNFPKEQCLESVKLYGNTSAASIPIAWYNGLRSGKVRIDDTIILAGFGGGLTFSSICVQNRISLRG